The following proteins are encoded in a genomic region of Amphiura filiformis chromosome 11, Afil_fr2py, whole genome shotgun sequence:
- the LOC140164593 gene encoding cytochrome P450 1A1-like gives MLLSFVETSGIYNITLVLFTILVSLIYWSMRRPSGMPPGPTGLPIVGNMLDFADKPYVKFKEMSKKYGNVIAVKVGQRWMVVLNQIDVVKDALLRKPDAFAGRPDFNSFNLFSENRQNILLADYSARWKLHRKLSHSAIRNFATGKKLENIVHDVTDRIGKRIDEHHGKPIDPKHVVCLGIYNILGRLCFAHKYELDDPRITWFIRMSRESFEALGVGMVADFIPALRFIPTPGVQKVKQIMKETLSFYYDELRLHRESFDPGNIRDILDSMLLAQKEILDEGGDLVESLTDTHLVGTVGDLFDAGTETTIITLHWILAIMAEYPEIQNKVAMEIEEVIGRDRPSFIEDRGRLPYTEATMMEILRFSSIAPLGVTHSTTCDVTLGDFHIPKDTVVAINHYALHFDEDIWDEPKLFKPEHFLDDSGSVRQRPNSFLPFSAGRRSCLGESLAKAELFLIFTWFVQNYEISKVPGDNDESLVGRLKSYSSIVRELDSYEVIMTRRAY, from the exons ATGTTGCTTAGTTTTGTGGAGACCAGTGGGATTTACAACATTACCTTGGTATTGTTTACGATTCTCGTATCACTTATTTATTGGAGTATGCGGAGACCAAGCGGGATGCCACCAGGACCTACGGGACTACCTATTGTTGGAAATATGTTGG atttcgcCGATAAACCTTATGTGAAATTTAAAGAAATGTCAAAGAAGTATGGCAATGTAATTGCCGTGAAAGTGGGACAGCGATGGATGGTAGTTCTCAATCAGATAGATGTAGTTAAAGATGCACTGCTCAGAAAACCAGATGCGTTTGCAGGAAGACCTGACTTTAATTCAT TTAACTTATTTAGCGAAAATCGCCAGAACATTTTATTGGCCGACTACAGTGCTAGATGGAAACTCCACAGAAAACTGAGCCATTCCGCAATAAG AAATTTTGCGACTGGAAAAAAGTTGGAAAACATCGTTCACGATGTCACAGATCGCATAGGAAAACGAATAGACGAGCATCATGGGAAGCCCATCGACCCGAAGCACGTGGTATGCCTAGGTATCTACAATATTCTTGGGAGGCTTTGTTTTGCACACAA GTACGAATTGGATGATCCAAGGATTACGTGGTTCATTCGTATGAGCCGTGAGTCGTTTGAGGCTCTTGGAGTGGGAATGGTGGCTGATTTTATCCCTGCCTTGCGATTTATTCCGACCCCTGGTGTCCAAAAAGTGAAGCAGATTATGAAAGAAACTTTAAGCTTTTACTATGACGAATTGAGACTTCATCGCGAATCATTTGACCCAG GCAATATTCGCGACATATTAGATTCGATGCTTCTGGCACAGAAGGAAATTTTAGACGAAGGAGGCGATCTGGTGGAATCCCTTACCGATACACATCTCGTAGGAACCGTCGGTGACCTTTTTGATG CTGGAACAGAAACAACAATCATTACACTCCATTGGATACTGGCTATTATGGCAGAATATCCTGAAATACAAAATAAGGTGGCCATGGAAATCGAAGAGGTCATAGGTCGTGATAGACCGTCCTTTATAGAGGATAGAGGGCGTCTACCATATACCGAAGCAACCATGATGGAAATTTTACGCTTCAGTTCTATCGCCCCATTGGGTGTGACACATTCAACAACATGTGATGTTACGTTAG gTGACTTTCATATTCCAAAGGACACCGTAGTTGCCATTAACCATTATGCGCTACATTTTGATGAAGATATTTGGGATGAACCGAAACTCTTTAAGCCAG AGCACTTCTTGGATGATTCTGGTTCAGTGCGACAGCGTCCTAATAGTTTCTTGCCATTCTCAGCCGGAAGAAGGTCATGTCTTGGAGAATCTCTGGCAAAAGCAGAATTGTTCCTGATTTTTACCTGGTTCGTGCAGAACTACGAGATCTCAAAGGTACCTGGTGACAACGACGAATCCTTAGTGGGACGCCTTAAGTCATACTCAAGTATTGTGCGTGAGTTGGACTCCTATGAGGTCATCATGACGAGACGTGCATATTAA